The following are encoded together in the Ranitomeya imitator isolate aRanImi1 chromosome 4, aRanImi1.pri, whole genome shotgun sequence genome:
- the DUSP16 gene encoding dual specificity protein phosphatase 16: MAAMGPRCRVLTVDKLVTWMESGAEKVLLIDSRPFVDYNMSHILEAININCSKLMKRRLQQDKVQITELIQHSAKQKVELECQVQQVVVYDQSSADVASLPTDCFLFVLLGKLEKLFSHVHLLSGGFYQFSSYFPGLCEGKASIVPTCISQPCLPVSSAGPTRILPHLYLGCQRDVLNKELMQQNEIGFVLNASNTCPKPDFICDSHFLRVPVNDSFCEKILPWLDKSVDFIEKAKASNGRVLVHCLAGISRSATIAIAYIMKRMDMTLDEAYRFVKEKRPTISPNFNFLGQLLDFEKKIKTPTGQTTPVCKRKLQLEHGGPPAELPPQPASPPLAHPTSAEKMQEEDAAPLLQGINGLHVSQREKLEDSNKMKRSFSLDIKSVSYCSTGSAAVSASSSSEEHKEFYNASSSHDGGSSKMFQFSPVEEVSEQTPEASPDREQAAARVPEQPSPCRQAESKARQQQMMSRSGARSLAAPLFRSGSMEDNRKSNFLFGLSSSQQHLSKPALGMKDWHSDILATRASSLTGSWYFTPDVPSHFYSASALYGGGNFTAFSCGQLPADPCCAVRRRQKPSTHGDSRRSWHEESPFEKQFKRRSCQMEFGNELVDGRSREELGKVGSQNSFSGSMEVIEVS; the protein is encoded by the exons ATGGCTGCCATGGGACCGCGCTGCCGAGTGCTGACTGTTGACAAGCTGGTAACGTGGATGGAGAGCGGCGCGGAGAAAGTTCTCCTGATCGACAGCCGCCCCTTCGTGGATTATAACATGTCCCACATCCTGGAGGCCATCAACATCAACTGCTCCAAACTGATGAAGAGGCGGCTACAGCAGGACAAGGTGCAGATCACAGAGCTCATCCAGCACTCCGCCAAGCAGAAG GTGGAGTTGGAGTGTCAGGTGCAGCAGGTCGTTGTGTACGATCAGAGCTCGGCGGACGTCGCCTCCCTGCCCACTGACTGTTTCCTTTTTGTTCTGCTGGGAAAGCTGGAGAAGCTGTTCAGCCACGTGCATCTCCTGTCAG GTGGCTTTTACCAGTTTTCCTCGTACTTCCCTGGCTTGTGTGAAGGGAAAGCCTCCATCGTCCCCACCTGCATCTCTCAGCCGTGTCTCCCCGTGTCCAGCGCCGGCCCCACGCGGATATTGCCTCATCTCTACCTGGGCTGCCAGCGGGACGTCCTCAACAAG GAGCTGATGCAGCAGAACGAGATTGGTTTTGTCCTGAACGCGAGTAACACCTGCCCCAAACCCGACTTCATCTGCGACTCTCACTTCCTGCGCGTCCCGGTGAACGACAGCTTCTGTGAGAAGATCCTGCCGTGGCTGGACAAGTCTGTGGACTTCATAG AAAAGGCGAAGGCCTCCAACGGGCGTGTCCTGGTCCACTGCCTGGCGGGAATCTCGCGCTCTGCGACAATCGCCATCGCCTACATCATGAAGAGGATGGACATGACCCTGGATGAGGCTTATAG GTTCGTAAAGGAGAAGAGACCGACCATCTCCCCGAACTTCAACTTCCTGGGGCAGCTCCTGGACTTCGAGAAGAAGATCAAGACTCCGACGGGCCAGACAACCCCGGTCTGCAAACGGAAGCTGCAGCTGGAGCACGGCGGCCCCCCGGCGGAGCTTCCTCCGCAGCCAGCGAGTCCACCGCTCGCTCACCCTACCTCAGCTGAGAAAATGCAGGAGGAAGACGCGGCTCCTCTGCTGCAGGGCATCAACGGGCTGCACGTGTCCCAGCGGGAGAAGCTGGAGGACAGCAATAAGATGAAGCGTTCCTTCTCCCTGGACATCAAGTCCGTGTCTTACTGCAGCACGGGCAGCGCAgccgtctctgcctcctcctcctccgaggAGCACAAGGAGTTCTACAACGCTTCCAGCAGCCATGACGGAGGTAGCAGCAAGATGTTCCAGTTCTCCCCTGTGGAGGAGGTGTCGGAGCAGACCCCGGAGGCCAGCCCTGACCGTGAGCAGGCGGCAGCAAGGGTCCCGGAGCAGCCTAGCCCCTGCCGGCAAGCAGAAAGTAAAGCGCGGCAGCAGCAGATGATGAGCCGCAGCGGCGCCCGGTCCCTGGCGGCTCCACTGTTCCGTAGCGGGAGCATGGAGGACAATCGCAAAAGTAACTTTCTGTTTGGACTGTCCAGCAGTCAACAGCACCTGTCCAAGCCGGCGCTGGGTATGAAGGACTGGCACTCGGACATCTTGGCGACTCGGGCCTCCTCGCTGACCGGCAGCTGGTACTTCACCCCCGACGTCCCTTCCCACTTCTACTCGGCGTCTGCTCTGTACGGAGGGGGAAACTTCACGGCCTTCAGCTGCGGACAGTTGCCCGCCGACCCTTGCTGCGCAGTGCGCAGGAGGCAGAAGCCGAGCACCCACGGGGACTCTCGGCGCAGCTGGCACGAAGAAAGTCCCTTCGAAAAGCAATTTAAAAGGCGCAGCTGCCAAATGGAGTTTGGAAATGAACTGGTGGACGGCCGGTCCCGAGAGGAGCTGGGTAAGGTTGGCAGCCAGAACAGCTTCTCCGGCAGCATGGAGGTTATCGAGGTGTCGTGA